The Medicago truncatula cultivar Jemalong A17 chromosome 4, MtrunA17r5.0-ANR, whole genome shotgun sequence genome includes a region encoding these proteins:
- the LOC11418609 gene encoding 1-phosphatidylinositol-3-phosphate 5-kinase FAB1B isoform X4: MGTPDKKISDLVDVVRSWIPRRVEPPNVSRDFWMPDQSCPLCYECDSQFTVFNRRHHCRICGRVFCAKCTANFVPSSPREPNIGREDWERIRVCNYCFKQWEKGVAAVDNVTPSATPCLSPSPSSTSLVSSKSSCTCHSSSSTAGSVPYSTGSYQCVPSSPHQSSQMNLITDEQENLNSGMSTNPSEAVENLNSNQYGYCFNRSDDEDDDYGVYHSDTESRHYSRINDYDDLVNIQGIDRVYGPHIMHSDGDNIQERSSSCLAPPQNLELDGTDGVQALGKEADEHDHTDECETSPYQEEANNMEPVDFENNGLLWLPPEPEDEEDDREAALFDDDEDEGSTGEWGYLRSSASFGSGEFRSRDKSGENNRKAMKNVVEGHFRALVAQLLQVESLTVDDDGKESWLDIITTLSWEAATLLKPDTSRGGGMDPGGYVKVKCIACGHRNESMVVKGIVCKKNVAHRRMTSKIDKPRFIILGGALEYQRVSNQLSSVDTLLQQEMDHLKMAVTKIAAHHPNVLLVEKSVSRYAQEYLLAKDISLVLNIKRPLLERIARCTGAQIVPSVDHLSSQKLGYCEAFHVDKFFEEHGSAGQGGKKLTKTLMFFEDCPKPLGCTILLKGSNGDELKKVKHVVQYGVFAAYHLALETSFLADEGASPLEFPLKSPITVALPDKPSSIVKSISTIPGFSSVTGRGHQGAQTNKEGPKCNDGYKTHRTLPSCSGSIERSLAGESIHMHEISGDVSQLAQDMSSSHCNSFLTNTAFEKDGKERPKESLHCRQDEGTKTMIHADIISDFFGTLEPSGRDGNNHIKAVSLASNQGPDPESPIVKHDDNNNNFDNDMIHSKEDFPPSTSDHQSILVFLSTRCVWKGTVCERSHLVRIKYYGSSDKPLGRFLKDQLFDEKYTCRSCEMPPEAHVHCYTHRQGSLTISVKKLSEFPLPGEGEGKIWMWHRCLKCPRVNGFPPATRRVVMSDAAWGLSFGKFLELSFSNHAAASRVANCGHSLHRDCLRFYGFGKMVACFRYASIDLNSVYLPPSKLEFNYDSQDWLQKEAHEQVHNKAEILFSEVCSALNQISEKFSGSVLQEGGKAVADFRHLIVELKEILQKEKEESEVLLQKFLHQEGIAGGLMVDVLELCKLRRHILILSFVWDQRLIYASNQDVVTRSARSHSSSDSFLLETKPDGNLDLENSSHLSQSGEMIKGEDKSKDIGQSKFDLSLSHDANINDKSNSSEFGGAIRRRRTSSEGGSRNVANLSDTLDAAWTGENHPENILYEENGCPAPDVAAVTVHSPTVIATAKSNLDNYTAGIGGTETGNTHDSKLHSKGLDTRWSGMPFANSYSFDKTSAFNTQKLVDYNFVHILSFRELDRQTGARLLLPVGINDTIVPVYDDEPTSVIAHVLVSKDYHIQMSDSDRPKDSLESSVSLPLFDSTSLLSLNSLDETITNSYRSFGSSEESMTLSTSGSRMVGDSLLYSKDFHARVSFNDDSSLGKVKYNVTCYYAKRFEALRRTCCPSELDFVRSLSRCKKWGAQGGKSNVFFAKTLDDRFIVKQVTKTELESFIKFAPAYFKYLSESISTGSPTCLAKILGIYQVTSKHLKGGKETKMDVLVMENLLYRRNIRRLYDLKGSSRSRYNPDTSGSNKVLLDQNLIEAMPTSPIFVGNKAKRLLERAVWNDTAFLASIYVMDYSLLVGVDEEKHELVLGIIDFMRQYTWDKHLETWVKTSGILGGPKNTSPTVISPQQYKKRFRKAMSLYFLMVPDQWSPPSLQTSESQNDLCDENS; the protein is encoded by the exons ATGGGCACCCCTGACAAAAAGATATCTGATCTTGTTGATGTAGTTAGGTCCTGGATCCCTCGAAGAGTTGAGCCACCAAATGTGTCGAGGGATTTTTGGATGCCAGATCAAAGTTGTCCCTTATGCTACGAGTGTGATTCACAGTTTACAGTATTCAACCGCAGGCATCACTGTCGTATCTGTGGCCGAGTTTTTTGTGCAAAATGCACTGCTAATTTTGTTCCTTCGTCTCCGCGTGAGCCAAATATTGGTCGTGAAGATTGGGAAAGGATTAGGGTCTGTAACTATTGCTTTAAGCAATGGGAGAAGGGAGTAGCAGCTGTTGATAATGTCACTCCCTCAGCCACCCCTTGTCTCAGCCCTTCGCCATCTTCGACAAGTTTGGTCAGCTCTAAGTCCAGTTGCACCTGTCACAGTAGCAGCAGCACTGCCGGTTCAGTTCCTTATTCAACAGGGTCTTATCAGTGTGTGCCTAGTAGTCCACATCAATCTTCCCAAATGAATCTAATAACAGACGAGcaagaaaatttaaattcaGGGATGAGTACTAATCCCTCTGAAGCTGTAGAGAATTTGAATTCTAACCAATATGGCTATTGCTTCAACAG GAGTGATGATGAGGACGATGATTATGGTGTTTACCATTCCGACACAGAATCAAGGCATTATTCTCGCATCAATGACTATGATGATCTAGTTAACATTCAAGGGATTGACCGTGTCTATGGACCACATATAATGCATTCCGATGGAGATAACATTCAAGAAAGAAGTTCGAGTTGCCTAGCGCCACCACAGAATCTTGAGTTAGATGGTACAGATGGAGTTCAAGCACTGGGAAAAGAAGCCGATGAGCATGATCATACCGATGAATGTGAAACATCTCCCTATCAAGAGGAGGCTAATAATATGGAGCCTgtggattttgaaaataatgGGCTGCTGTGGCTACCTCCGGAGCCGGAGGATGAAGAGGATGATAGAGAAGCTGCTCTTTTTGATGACGATGAAGATGAAGGTAGTACTGGAGAATGGGGATATCTACGATCCTCCGCTAGCTTTGGTTCTGGAGAATTTCGCAGCAGAGATAAATCAGGTGAGAATAACAGGAAAGCAATGAAGAATGTTGTGGAAGGGCATTTTAGAGCTCTGGTAGCTCAGCTTTTGCAGGTGGAAAGCCTAACTGTTGATGATGATGGCAAAGAAAGTTGGTTGGATATAATTACCACTTTGTCTTGGGAAGCTGCAACCCTTCTGAAGCCTGATACGAGCAGAGGTGGAGGTATGGATCCTGGTGGATATGTAAAGGTTAAATGCATAGCTTGTGGGCATCGAAATGAAAG CATGGTGGTTAAAGGCATAGTTTGTAAGAAGAATGTAGCTCATCGGCGAATGACTTCAAAAATTGATAAACCACGTTTTATAATACTTGGAGGTGCTTTGGAGTATCAGCGTGTTTCTAACCAGTTATCAAGTGTGGATACATTGTTACAGCAG GAGATGGACCATTTGAAGATGGCAGTTACGAAGATTGCTGCTCATCACCCCAATGTTCTTTTGGTCGAGAAGTCAGTATCTCGTTATGCTCAAGAATACCTTCTTGCTAAAGACATATCTCTTGTTCTGAATATTAAAAGGCCACTTTTAGAACGTATTGCTCGTTGTACTGGGGCACAGATTGTCCCTTCAGTTGATCATTTGTCCTCCCAAAAACTGGGTTACTGTGAAGCGTTTCACGTCGACAAATTTTTTGAGGAGCATGGTAGTGCTGGACAAGGTGGGAAAAAATTAACGAAGACTTTGATGTTCTTTGAGGATTGCCCGAAACCGCTGGGTTGCACT attttgcTTAAAGGCTCTAATGGGGATGAGTTGAAGAAGGTGAAACATGTAGTCCAATATGGAGTCTTTGCAGCCTATCATTTGGCGCTGGAAACATCTTTTTTGGCAGATGAAGGTGCTTCACCTCTAGAGTTTCCCTTGAAATCTCCCATAACTGTTGCACTACCTGATAAACCATCTAGTATTGTAAAATCCATTTCAACTATCCCTGGATTTTCTTCTGTCACCGGTAGAGGGCATCAGGGAGCTCAAACTAATAaagaaggaccaaaatgtaacgATGGCTACAAGACGCATAGAACCTTACCTAGCTGCAGTGGATCCATTGAAAGATCACTGGCGGGTGAGTCAATCCACATGCATGAGATCTCTGGGGACGTCTCACAATTAGCTCAGGATATGTCATCTTCCCACTGCAATAGTTTCCTCACAAATACTGCTTTTGAGAAGGATGGCAAAGAACGTCCCAAGGAATCCTTACATTGCAGACAAGATGAGGGAACAAAGACAATGATACATGCTGATATTATTTCAGATTTCTTTGGTACCCTAGAGCCTTCGGGGAGAGATGGCAATAACCATATCAAAGCTGTATCATTGGCTTCAAATCAAGGACCTGATCCTGAGTCACCTATTGTAAAACACGATGACAATAACAataattttgataatgacatgaTACATTCAAAAGAAGATTTTCCTCCCTCAACTTCTGACCATCAGAGTATTTTGGTTTTCTTATCAACACGTTGTGTGTGGAAAGGAACTGTTTGTGAAAGATCCCATCTTGTGAGAATTAAATACTATGGAAGCTCTGATAAGCCTTTGGGTCGATTTTTGAAAGATCAACTATTTGACGAG AAATACACTTGCCGCTCATGTGAAATGCCACCGGAAGCTCATGTTCATTGTTATACTCATCGGCAAGGGAGCCTGACAATTTCTGTGAAGAAACTATCAGAGTTTCCTTTACCAGGGGAAGGGGAAGGTAAAATCTGGATGTGGCACAGGTGCCTGAAATGTCCTCGTGTAAATGGTTTTCCTCCTGCCACACGGAGAGTAGTTATGTCTGATGCTGCTTGGGGCCTATCCTTTGGGAAATTCTTGGAGCTGAGTTTCTCAAATCATGCAGCAGCAAGCAGGGTTGCAAATTGTGGTCATTCTCTTCACAGAGATTGTTTAAGATTCTATGG ATTTGGGAAGATGGTGGCCTGCTTTCGTTATGCTTCGATTGACCTTAATTCTGTTTATCTTCCTCCATCTAAACTTGAATTCAACTACGATAGTCAGGACTGGCTACAGAAAGAAGCTCATGAG CAGGTACATAACAAGGCGGAAATACTGTTCAGTGAAGTGTGCAGCGCTCTAAATCAAATTTCAGAAAAGTTTTCAGGTTCTGTGCTGCAGGAGGGTGGAAAGGCAGTGGCAGATTTTAGGCATTTGATTGTTGAACTTAAAGAAATTCTgcagaaagagaaagaagaatctGAGG TCTTGTTACAGAAGTTTCTGCATCAAGAGGGCATAGCTGGTGGGCTCATGGTTGATGTTCTAGAGCTCTGTAAATTGCGCCGGCATATCCttattctttcttttgtatGGGACCAGCGCCTGATATATGCATCCAATCAAG ATGTGGTCACTAGGTCTGCAAGAAGCCATAGCAGTTCTGATTCCTTTCTTTTGGAAACAAAACCTGATGGAAACCTTGATTTAGAAAACTCTAGCCACCTTAGCCAGTCTGGTGAAATGATCAAAGGTGAGGACAAGAGTAAAGACATAGGCCAGAGTAAATTtgatctttctctctctcatgaCGCAAATATCAATGATAAATCAAACTCTTCGGAGTTTGGAGGAGCTATCCGGAGGAGGAGGACTTCGTCCGAGGGGGGATCTCGTAATGTGGCCAATTTATCTGATACCCTTGACGCAGCATGGACTGGGGAGAACCACCCGGAAAATATACTATACGAAGAAAATGGTTGTCCAGCTCCTGATGTAGCAGCTGTGACAGTTCATTCACCTACGGTAATAGCTACTGCAAAATCAAATCTTGATAATTATACTGCTGGTATAGGTGGAACCGAAACAGGAAACACTCATGACTCTAAATTGCATTCCAAAGGTCTTGACACTAGATGGTCTGGGATGCCTTTTGCTAACTCATATTCATTCGACAAAACTTCTGCCTTCAATACACAGAAACTTGTTGATTACAACTTTGTCCACATTTTATCATTTCGAGAGTTGGACCGCCAGACGGGTGCTAGACTGCTTCTTCCTGTTGGCATTAATGATACCATAGTGCCAGTCTATGATGATGAACCGACTAGTGTTATAGCACATGTGCTTGTATCAAAAGATTATCATATCCAGATGTCAGATTCTGATAGGCCTAAAGACAGTCTAGAAAGTTCAGTTTCATTGCCACTATTTGATTCGACAAGCCTACTTTCTCTGAACTCTTTGGATGAGACAATTACAAACAGCTACAGAAGTTTTGGATCATCTGAAGAGAGCATGACGTTATCCACTTCTGGGTCTCGGATGGTTGGGGATTCACTCCTGTATTCAAAGGATTTTCATGCAAGGGTTTCTTTTAATGATGACAGTTCCCTTGGAAAAGTGAAATATAATGTAACTTGCTACTATGCAAAGAGATTTGAGGCTCTAAGAAGAACTTGTTGCCCTTCTGAGCTTGATTTTGTGCGGTCCCTTAGTCGTTGTAAGAAGTGGGGGGCTCAGGGAGGAAAGAGCAATGTTTTCTTTGCAAAAACCTTGGATGATAGATTTATCGTCAAGCAGGTTACAAAGACAGAGCTTGAATCATTTATCAAGTTTGCACCggcttattttaaatatttatcagaGTCAATCAGTACGGGAAGCCCAACTTGTCTGGCAAAGATCTTGGGAATTTATCAG GTAACATCAAAGCACCTCAAAGGAGGGAAGGAAACAAAAATGGATGTTTTGGTTATGGAAAATCTTCTTTATCGGCGCAACATAAGACGGCTTTATGATCTCAAAGGTTCTTCTCGATCCAGGTACAATCCAGATACAAGTGGGAGCAATAAAGTTCTGCTGGATCAGAATCTCATTGAAGCTATGCCGACCTCTCCAATATTTGTTGGGAACAAGGCAAAGCGGCTTCTTGAGAGAGCTGTGTGGAATGATACTGCATTCCTTGCT TCAATATATGTGATGGACTACTCACTGCTTGTTGGCGTGGATGAGGAGAAGCATGAGCTAGTTTTAGGCATCATTGATTTCATGAGGCAGTATACATGGGACAAGCACCTTGAAACTTGGGTGAAGACCTCAGGTATTCTTGGTGGACCCAAGAATACTTCTCCAACTGTTATATCACCGCAGCAGTACAAGAAACGGTTCAGGAAAGCGATGAGCTTATATTTCCTGATGGTGCCTGATCAATGGTCTCCTCCAAGCTTACAAACCAGTGAATCCCAAAACGACCTTTGTGATGAAAATTCATGA